Proteins encoded in a region of the Novibacillus thermophilus genome:
- a CDS encoding methionine ABC transporter ATP-binding protein: protein MIQLQNVSKVFQTKKGPLYALSHVSLDVKRGEIFGVIGYSGAGKSTLIRCVNLLERPTEGKVYVGGTELTALPDGKLKEARKKIGMIFQGFNLLKTATVYENIALPLKLSGVPKNEIQARVEKYLAIVGLEDKRDAYPAQLSGGQKQRVAIARALAHEPEVLLSDEATSALDPDTTEAILDLLLKINRDFGITILLITHEMPVIQKVCDRVAVIESGEVVESGSVLDLFTAPQHDTTKKFVDSLFGHNLPQSLLDSLRNKGPIATLSFVGTTSGEPALAAVSKKFDVYPNVLSGQITQLKEHPYGRLTVHFQGEDEEAVKAIRYLKEQGVQVKGVEWHDRKHKRIS from the coding sequence ATGATTCAACTGCAAAACGTATCGAAAGTGTTTCAGACAAAAAAAGGACCGCTGTACGCTCTCAGCCATGTGTCGCTGGACGTAAAGCGCGGCGAAATCTTCGGTGTCATCGGCTACAGCGGAGCCGGGAAAAGCACGCTCATCCGCTGTGTCAACTTGTTGGAACGCCCGACAGAAGGCAAAGTGTACGTCGGAGGCACCGAGTTGACTGCCTTACCTGACGGAAAATTAAAAGAAGCGCGCAAAAAAATCGGGATGATTTTTCAAGGGTTCAACTTGCTTAAAACGGCGACAGTGTATGAGAACATCGCCCTACCGCTCAAATTAAGCGGTGTTCCGAAAAACGAGATTCAGGCGCGCGTCGAGAAGTATTTGGCGATTGTCGGGCTGGAAGACAAACGCGATGCGTACCCCGCCCAGCTGTCCGGTGGGCAAAAACAGCGCGTCGCCATCGCCCGCGCCCTGGCCCACGAACCGGAAGTGTTGCTGAGCGATGAAGCGACAAGCGCCCTCGACCCGGACACGACGGAAGCCATCCTCGATTTACTGCTCAAAATTAACCGCGATTTCGGCATCACCATCTTGCTCATCACGCACGAAATGCCGGTCATCCAAAAAGTGTGTGATCGCGTAGCGGTGATTGAGAGCGGAGAAGTCGTCGAATCCGGCTCTGTATTGGACCTGTTCACGGCCCCGCAACACGACACGACGAAAAAATTTGTCGACAGCCTGTTCGGCCACAACTTGCCGCAGTCATTGCTAGACTCTTTGAGAAATAAAGGACCTATCGCCACACTGTCCTTTGTCGGAACGACATCGGGAGAACCGGCTCTCGCCGCAGTCAGCAAAAAGTTCGACGTTTACCCAAACGTTCTGTCCGGGCAGATCACCCAGTTGAAAGAACACCCTTACGGTCGTTTAACTGTGCATTTCCAAGGAGAGGACGAAGAGGCGGTCAAAGCGATTCGTTACTTGAAAGAGCAGGGCGTACAAGTCAAAGGAGTGGAGTGGCATGATCGCAAACATAAGCGCATTTCTTAA
- the cysK gene encoding cysteine synthase A, which translates to MSHVANSVHDLIGNTPMLRIRHFPLPRGVRLFAKLEMFNPGGSVKDRLGVALIQAGEESGKLKPGGTIIEPTAGNTGIGLALAAIGKGYRVIFTVPEKFSVEKQQLMRALGAEIVNTPTEKGMRGAIERARELQQEIPNAYCPQQFANPANPEAHYRTTGPEIWEQLDGDVDVFVSGAGSGGTFMGAARYLKEQRQDVRTVIVEPEGSILNGGEPGPHKTEGIGMEFLPEYMDRSYFDAVYTISDREAFHYVKELALKEGLLVGSSSGAAFAAALREAEKATSGKSIVVIFPDSSERYLSQDIYEFEEKEDN; encoded by the coding sequence ATGAGTCATGTCGCAAACAGTGTACACGATCTGATAGGGAACACGCCGATGCTTCGCATCCGACACTTTCCCCTTCCGAGGGGCGTCCGCCTGTTTGCCAAGCTGGAGATGTTCAATCCTGGCGGCAGCGTCAAAGACCGCTTGGGCGTCGCCCTCATACAGGCCGGAGAGGAGAGCGGAAAACTGAAGCCGGGCGGAACGATTATCGAACCGACGGCTGGCAACACTGGGATTGGGCTCGCCCTGGCGGCCATCGGCAAGGGGTACCGCGTCATTTTCACCGTTCCAGAGAAATTTTCGGTGGAGAAACAACAGCTGATGCGCGCCCTCGGAGCGGAAATTGTCAACACCCCGACGGAGAAAGGAATGCGGGGGGCGATCGAACGAGCACGTGAATTGCAGCAAGAGATACCGAATGCGTACTGTCCGCAGCAATTCGCCAACCCGGCCAACCCCGAAGCCCACTACCGCACGACGGGTCCGGAAATTTGGGAGCAGCTCGACGGTGACGTCGATGTGTTCGTGAGCGGAGCCGGCTCCGGCGGAACGTTCATGGGGGCGGCCCGTTACTTGAAGGAACAGCGTCAGGACGTCCGTACTGTCATTGTAGAACCGGAAGGCTCTATTTTAAACGGCGGTGAGCCCGGTCCTCACAAGACCGAGGGAATCGGGATGGAGTTTTTGCCGGAGTACATGGATCGGTCGTATTTTGACGCGGTTTACACCATATCGGACCGCGAAGCGTTTCACTATGTCAAAGAATTGGCGTTAAAGGAAGGTTTGCTCGTCGGAAGTTCGTCGGGAGCCGCCTTTGCTGCAGCACTGCGCGAAGCGGAAAAGGCGACGTCCGGAAAGAGTATTGTCGTCATTTTTCCTGACAGCAGTGAACGGTATTTAAGCCAAGACATTTACGAATTTGAGGAGAAGGAGGACAACTAG
- a CDS encoding 3D domain-containing protein, producing the protein MTNRSQRKKAAILLVLGMSSFAAMGAALTSHADDLGDDGASSRSDEPRPENNTLDSSVDSFMMRKISTIRRDPDKKTGVQLASRGGGKALTNQGKGAEEVETFSARRALHPIDDLTRYEAVHVLATGYTAGVESTGKTESHPAYGITKSGIKVHRGVYSTVAADPDVFPMGTILYIPGYGYGVVADTGAAIKGNRLDLYFDSVDEVYNEWGKRQLDVYVIQKGDGTLTKEQFEYYNRVAEANGLAKP; encoded by the coding sequence ATGACAAACAGGTCACAAAGAAAGAAGGCGGCGATTTTGTTAGTGTTGGGGATGTCATCCTTCGCCGCCATGGGGGCCGCGTTGACGTCCCATGCAGACGATCTGGGAGACGATGGAGCTTCTTCACGTTCAGATGAACCGAGACCGGAAAATAACACATTAGATTCGTCTGTAGATTCGTTCATGATGAGAAAAATTTCAACGATCAGGCGGGATCCCGATAAGAAAACCGGTGTTCAACTGGCCTCAAGGGGCGGTGGAAAAGCTTTGACCAATCAGGGGAAAGGAGCGGAAGAAGTCGAAACATTTTCGGCTAGACGTGCTCTGCACCCCATCGACGATTTAACGCGTTACGAGGCGGTACACGTTTTGGCGACAGGATACACGGCCGGCGTCGAATCGACGGGGAAGACGGAATCGCATCCGGCTTACGGGATCACAAAATCGGGGATCAAAGTCCACCGTGGTGTGTATTCGACTGTGGCCGCTGACCCTGACGTCTTCCCCATGGGCACCATTCTCTACATTCCCGGCTACGGTTACGGTGTCGTCGCCGACACGGGAGCCGCGATCAAAGGGAACCGGCTGGATCTGTATTTCGACTCAGTGGATGAGGTGTACAATGAATGGGGGAAGCGACAGCTCGACGTATACGTGATACAGAAAGGTGATGGAACGCTCACGAAAGAACAGTTTGAGTATTACAACCGGGTAGCGGAGGCCAACGGTTTAGCGAAGCCGTAA
- a CDS encoding NAD(P)/FAD-dependent oxidoreductase, with amino-acid sequence MGELKKVLILGAGYGGIVTAVHLQKQLGLNEADVTLVNNNDYHYLTTQLHEPAAGTLHHDKTRVSIDSLIDSNKIRFVQGHVTAIRPDEQRVSLENREDELEYDYLVIGLGSAPATFGIKGLLEHSMGIRNIDSVRMIRQHIEYMFSRYRNEPEREDYLTVVVGGAGFTGIEFVGELADRIPQLCKEYDIPREKVRLVNIEAAPSALPGFDKELVDYAVSTLEKKGVEFLIGTPIKECHENGVIVGDGEEIKAATVIWTGGVTGNPLVEEAGFEVQRGRVPVDEYLRAPNYDNVFVIGDSSLMFNDEGRPYPPTAQMATQQGQHLARNLVALIRDGQLTPFKFETKGTVASLGKGEAIGIVGKRKLYGWTAAQMKKLIDLRYLFIIGGLPLVLRKGKFF; translated from the coding sequence ATGGGTGAGTTGAAGAAAGTTCTCATATTAGGCGCCGGTTATGGAGGAATCGTCACCGCCGTTCACTTGCAAAAACAGCTCGGACTGAATGAAGCAGACGTGACCCTCGTCAACAACAACGATTACCATTATCTCACGACGCAGCTTCATGAACCGGCTGCTGGCACACTGCATCACGACAAAACGCGGGTCTCAATTGATTCATTAATCGACTCAAATAAAATTCGATTTGTCCAAGGTCACGTGACCGCGATTCGCCCCGACGAACAACGGGTGAGTTTAGAAAACCGGGAGGACGAATTAGAATACGACTACTTAGTGATCGGCTTGGGCAGCGCCCCTGCCACTTTCGGAATCAAAGGGCTGCTCGAACATTCAATGGGCATTCGGAATATCGACAGCGTGCGCATGATTCGCCAACACATCGAGTACATGTTTTCCCGTTACCGCAACGAACCCGAGCGCGAGGACTATCTCACTGTTGTCGTCGGAGGTGCCGGCTTTACCGGAATCGAGTTTGTCGGCGAGTTGGCGGATCGCATCCCTCAGCTGTGCAAGGAATACGACATCCCCCGGGAAAAAGTTCGGCTCGTCAATATTGAAGCTGCTCCGTCTGCTTTGCCTGGTTTTGATAAGGAACTCGTCGACTACGCTGTGTCCACTTTGGAGAAAAAAGGTGTAGAATTCTTAATCGGAACACCAATTAAAGAATGTCATGAAAATGGAGTGATCGTAGGAGACGGTGAAGAAATAAAAGCTGCTACCGTTATTTGGACAGGGGGTGTGACCGGGAACCCCTTGGTGGAAGAAGCCGGTTTTGAAGTTCAGCGCGGGCGCGTCCCTGTCGATGAGTATTTGCGAGCGCCGAACTACGACAACGTGTTTGTCATTGGCGATTCGTCCCTCATGTTTAACGACGAAGGGCGCCCTTACCCGCCGACGGCTCAAATGGCGACCCAACAAGGCCAACACTTGGCTCGAAACCTAGTGGCACTCATAAGGGATGGACAGTTGACCCCGTTTAAATTTGAAACAAAAGGAACGGTCGCTTCACTTGGAAAAGGGGAAGCGATCGGTATTGTCGGAAAACGCAAATTGTACGGTTGGACAGCGGCTCAAATGAAAAAGTTGATCGATTTACGATACTTGTTTATAATTGGCGGATTACCTCTTGTCTTGAGAAAAGGGAAATTTTTCTAA
- a CDS encoding HesB/IscA family protein produces MVHISDAAGHKIKEMMAQEEHADALYLRLQVKPGGCTGFTYGMGFDKEKHEDDRLFEEKGISVLVDEESIPLINGLEIDYKESMMGGGFTLNNPNAIATCGCGTSFRTATKAGKPEKC; encoded by the coding sequence GTGGTTCACATATCTGATGCAGCCGGTCACAAGATAAAAGAGATGATGGCCCAGGAAGAACATGCCGATGCCCTGTATTTGCGCCTGCAAGTCAAACCCGGTGGATGTACCGGCTTTACGTACGGGATGGGATTTGATAAAGAAAAGCACGAGGATGACCGTCTGTTTGAAGAAAAAGGGATTTCCGTTCTCGTAGATGAAGAAAGCATCCCTCTTATCAACGGCTTGGAAATTGACTACAAAGAATCGATGATGGGTGGGGGGTTCACCCTCAACAACCCGAATGCTATTGCGACGTGCGGTTGCGGGACGTCGTTTCGCACTGCGACGAAAGCTGGAAAACCCGAGAAGTGCTAA
- a CDS encoding YuzB family protein, which produces MIRPLVEFCVNNLTPEVKQVKEDLEHDDDIDVVEYDCLGHCSECYVRPYALLDGDFIAADSGPELLKAIREAIDKQQEWWDELDRLL; this is translated from the coding sequence GTGATACGACCTCTTGTCGAGTTTTGCGTCAACAATTTGACTCCGGAAGTTAAGCAAGTCAAAGAAGACCTGGAGCATGACGACGATATAGACGTCGTGGAATACGACTGCCTGGGTCATTGCAGTGAATGTTACGTCCGTCCGTACGCCCTGTTGGATGGCGATTTTATCGCAGCTGACTCGGGACCGGAGCTTTTAAAAGCCATTCGGGAAGCGATTGACAAACAACAAGAATGGTGGGATGAACTGGATCGCCTGTTGTAG
- a CDS encoding methionine ABC transporter permease — translation MIANISAFLNQWGGVIWEATLQTFQMVGIALSMSVLIGLPLGVLLVLTRPGHRLANPVVYQILNVGINVIRSIPFIVLLFLILPFTKFLVGTTIGVKGVLVPLVVYTAPYIARLMESSLLEVDQGVLEAYEAMGVSTKSIIWHVMIREARPSIVLGLAIATIGLIGATAMAGLVGAGGLGDLAYRYGYLRYEADVMYVTVIMLIILVQGLQSIGNRLAAKMKKD, via the coding sequence ATGATCGCAAACATAAGCGCATTTCTTAACCAATGGGGAGGCGTCATCTGGGAAGCGACCCTCCAAACTTTTCAAATGGTCGGGATTGCCCTTTCCATGTCCGTCTTGATCGGTTTGCCCCTCGGCGTTTTGCTCGTCTTAACCCGCCCAGGACATAGGCTGGCAAATCCGGTCGTCTATCAAATACTGAACGTGGGGATTAACGTCATACGCTCGATTCCGTTCATCGTGTTGCTGTTCCTCATCCTGCCGTTCACGAAGTTCCTCGTCGGGACGACAATCGGTGTCAAAGGCGTGTTAGTCCCCCTCGTCGTGTACACGGCACCGTATATCGCCCGACTCATGGAATCGTCCCTGTTAGAAGTGGACCAGGGCGTTTTGGAAGCGTACGAAGCGATGGGCGTGTCAACGAAGTCCATCATTTGGCACGTGATGATCCGAGAGGCGCGTCCGTCAATCGTCCTCGGGTTGGCCATTGCCACGATCGGCCTCATCGGGGCGACGGCCATGGCTGGCCTTGTCGGTGCCGGCGGGTTGGGCGACCTCGCTTACCGTTACGGTTATCTCCGCTACGAGGCGGACGTCATGTACGTCACCGTCATCATGCTGATCATCCTCGTTCAGGGTCTACAGTCCATAGGCAATCGCCTGGCGGCCAAAATGAAGAAAGACTAG
- a CDS encoding aspartyl-phosphate phosphatase Spo0E family protein: MKELEKEIEHLREKLMTSAMEWGMDHPDVIALSRCLDELLLEWHRQNGDVVMDPFAERVYRMKPLHSGVCETAFSVLPV, translated from the coding sequence TTGAAAGAGTTGGAAAAAGAAATTGAACATTTGCGCGAAAAATTGATGACGTCAGCGATGGAATGGGGGATGGACCACCCGGACGTCATCGCGTTGAGTAGGTGTTTGGACGAATTGCTTTTGGAGTGGCACAGGCAGAACGGCGACGTCGTGATGGATCCCTTCGCGGAGAGAGTGTATCGCATGAAACCGTTACACTCTGGTGTATGTGAAACGGCGTTCAGCGTTTTGCCAGTGTAA
- a CDS encoding divergent PAP2 family protein, which yields MWTSHLINYPLWSALIAIGAAQLMKIPLFYAFHRRWKWELLFSTGGMPSSHSAAVTALATSIGISDGFDSHLFAICVVFGIIVMYDATGVRRQAGMQAVVLNQLVHDFNEVVESLKTMKNRTPIENRTRLKELLGHQPIEVFVGAWFGIFVALGTLFIFG from the coding sequence TTGTGGACAAGTCACCTTATCAATTATCCCCTCTGGTCAGCGCTGATTGCCATCGGGGCCGCACAATTGATGAAAATTCCTCTGTTTTACGCCTTTCACCGCCGCTGGAAATGGGAGTTGCTGTTCAGCACCGGCGGAATGCCGAGCTCCCATTCCGCGGCAGTGACCGCGTTGGCTACGAGTATCGGCATTTCAGACGGCTTTGATTCGCACCTTTTTGCCATCTGTGTCGTCTTCGGCATCATCGTCATGTACGATGCGACCGGTGTCCGGCGGCAGGCGGGAATGCAAGCCGTCGTTCTCAACCAGCTCGTACACGATTTTAACGAAGTGGTGGAGAGCCTCAAAACGATGAAAAACCGCACTCCCATCGAAAACCGGACACGCCTGAAAGAACTGCTGGGGCATCAGCCGATTGAAGTATTCGTCGGCGCCTGGTTCGGCATTTTTGTCGCGTTAGGCACACTCTTTATTTTTGGCTGA
- a CDS encoding alpha-hydroxy-acid oxidizing protein, producing the protein MSPVEKHLPFPYSYADWKQRAKQAIDREAFTYVASGAGSEQTMKANEEAFNRWRLLPQVLTDVTHRDMSVSLWGQAMATPFLLAPIGMQGIVHPDGELASARAAKALGVPFIASTVSTFTLEQIASELGASPHWFQLYWSNDMDVTKSLVQRAEAAGYSAIVITVDTALLGWRERDLSTGYSPLKLGMGSANFFHDPVFREKLTKPPEVDRKAALEHLLNIVFHPGLTWGDLASLREITPLPILLKGVLHPDDASLALDCGVDGLIVSNHGGRQLDGAVAALDALQPVCDIVQNRIPVLFDSGVRRGPDVIKAIAMGADAVLLGRPYIYGLAAGGEAGVRHVLQHLISDIDVSLALTGKRTIRELNRSVIVKSNAHDTGPVSQPDVS; encoded by the coding sequence GTGTCTCCTGTTGAAAAACACCTTCCTTTTCCGTACTCGTACGCTGACTGGAAGCAAAGGGCGAAACAAGCGATAGACCGTGAAGCATTCACGTATGTCGCCAGTGGTGCGGGGTCGGAACAGACGATGAAAGCCAACGAAGAGGCGTTTAACCGTTGGCGATTGCTTCCGCAGGTGCTCACAGATGTCACTCACCGCGATATGTCCGTATCGTTGTGGGGTCAAGCGATGGCGACCCCTTTTTTGCTCGCGCCAATCGGGATGCAAGGTATTGTTCACCCCGACGGTGAACTGGCGTCAGCCCGTGCAGCAAAAGCTTTAGGGGTGCCGTTTATTGCCAGCACCGTTTCAACTTTCACCTTGGAGCAAATCGCATCGGAATTAGGCGCCTCCCCACATTGGTTTCAACTGTACTGGTCAAACGATATGGATGTCACGAAAAGCCTGGTACAGCGCGCCGAAGCGGCTGGTTACTCAGCCATAGTCATCACCGTCGACACCGCCCTCCTCGGGTGGCGCGAACGCGACCTCTCCACCGGCTACTCCCCTCTGAAACTGGGCATGGGTAGCGCCAACTTCTTTCATGATCCAGTATTTCGGGAAAAACTGACAAAACCTCCTGAAGTTGACCGAAAAGCTGCCCTGGAACACTTGTTAAACATTGTGTTTCACCCGGGACTAACATGGGGCGATTTGGCCAGCTTGCGCGAGATAACGCCATTACCCATTTTGCTCAAAGGAGTCCTTCACCCGGACGATGCGTCACTCGCCCTTGACTGCGGCGTCGACGGCCTCATCGTCTCCAATCACGGCGGACGCCAGCTCGACGGGGCGGTCGCTGCACTGGACGCCCTTCAACCCGTGTGTGACATCGTACAGAACCGCATTCCCGTACTGTTCGACAGCGGAGTACGCCGCGGTCCCGACGTCATTAAAGCCATCGCGATGGGGGCTGACGCTGTTCTCCTCGGACGCCCCTACATTTACGGCTTGGCTGCCGGCGGTGAAGCAGGAGTCCGTCACGTGCTTCAACACTTGATTTCCGACATTGACGTTTCCTTGGCACTCACTGGCAAACGGACCATACGGGAGCTTAACCGCTCCGTCATCGTAAAGTCAAACGCGCACGACACGGGACCTGTTTCGCAACCAGATGTTTCGTGA
- a CDS encoding RNA polymerase sigma factor: MDRSLTFDRLYEAYYNDVYQYVFYSVSHRAQAEDLTQEVFIRALLAYDRFRGESTEKTWLFAIARRAVIDWYRKKRKEVLFDFTAWKQLPSHEALPDELAEAKDDTVALYKGIRKLKPNYRDVIILRSIQDLSIKETADIMGWSVTKVKVTHHRAIKKLKEIVGPEFSAYTDQEVRSP; the protein is encoded by the coding sequence GTGGACCGGTCTTTAACGTTTGATCGCCTTTACGAAGCGTACTACAACGATGTGTATCAGTACGTCTTCTACAGTGTGAGTCACCGTGCGCAAGCAGAGGATCTCACGCAAGAAGTGTTTATTCGCGCTTTGCTTGCCTACGATCGATTTCGCGGCGAGTCCACGGAAAAAACGTGGCTGTTCGCGATCGCTAGACGGGCTGTGATCGACTGGTATCGCAAGAAGAGGAAGGAAGTGCTGTTTGACTTTACCGCCTGGAAACAGCTCCCGTCACATGAGGCCCTTCCTGACGAACTCGCCGAAGCGAAAGATGACACGGTCGCGTTGTACAAAGGTATTCGCAAACTGAAACCGAACTATCGCGACGTGATTATCTTACGGTCGATACAAGATCTGTCGATCAAAGAAACCGCGGACATTATGGGGTGGAGTGTGACAAAAGTAAAGGTGACCCACCACCGTGCCATCAAAAAACTAAAGGAGATAGTGGGTCCCGAATTTTCTGCTTACACCGACCAAGAGGTGAGATCTCCGTGA
- a CDS encoding bifunctional cystathionine gamma-lyase/homocysteine desulfhydrase — protein MRKETKCVHGGVFGDEVTGAVSVPIYQVSTYRQEGVGRHKGYEYSRTGNPTRSALEQFIAELENGVRGFAFASGMAAISSVVMLFERGDHFIVGDDVYGGTFRVLSKVFTRFGIDVTYVDTSDVSRVKAAVKDHTKAVILETPSNPLLKVTDIAAVAEVTKEHDLLLVVDNTFLTPYWQQPLDLGADVVLHSATKYLGGHSDVVAGLVAVKDEDLGERLHFVQNSAGGILGPHDSWLLMRGMKTLALRMRQHEESARKLSQWLAARKDVQRVYYPGLSTHPGHDIASRQADGYGGMLSFDVGSGDRAERVLSRVKYFTLAESLGAVESLISVPARMTHASIPAERRAELGITDGLIRLSVGVEHVEDLMEDLDQALDG, from the coding sequence ATGCGCAAAGAGACGAAGTGTGTACACGGCGGCGTGTTCGGCGACGAGGTGACCGGGGCCGTCAGTGTCCCGATTTATCAAGTGTCGACGTACAGACAAGAAGGGGTGGGACGTCACAAAGGGTATGAGTACTCCCGCACTGGCAATCCGACCAGAAGTGCGCTGGAACAGTTCATCGCCGAACTGGAAAACGGCGTGCGCGGGTTCGCTTTCGCTTCTGGCATGGCGGCGATTTCCTCGGTGGTGATGCTGTTTGAACGAGGGGACCACTTTATCGTCGGCGACGATGTGTACGGCGGTACGTTTCGGGTCTTAAGCAAAGTGTTTACCCGATTCGGTATCGACGTGACCTACGTCGATACGAGTGATGTGTCGCGAGTTAAAGCGGCTGTAAAGGATCACACGAAAGCCGTCATCCTGGAAACGCCGAGCAACCCGCTGCTAAAAGTGACAGACATTGCGGCGGTCGCAGAGGTGACGAAAGAACACGACCTGTTGCTCGTGGTAGATAACACGTTTTTGACGCCTTACTGGCAGCAGCCGCTGGACCTTGGTGCTGACGTTGTGCTTCACAGCGCGACGAAGTATTTGGGCGGACACAGTGATGTCGTGGCCGGCCTCGTCGCCGTCAAAGATGAAGACTTAGGGGAACGGTTGCATTTTGTACAAAACTCGGCAGGAGGCATTTTAGGGCCGCACGACTCGTGGCTGTTAATGCGCGGGATGAAAACACTGGCACTGCGCATGCGTCAGCATGAGGAAAGCGCGAGAAAACTGTCACAATGGCTGGCGGCAAGGAAAGACGTTCAACGGGTTTACTACCCTGGCCTTTCTACACATCCCGGTCATGACATCGCCAGCCGGCAAGCGGACGGGTACGGCGGCATGCTGTCCTTTGATGTGGGGAGCGGTGACAGGGCGGAACGCGTCCTCTCCCGCGTCAAATACTTCACACTGGCTGAGAGTCTCGGTGCAGTGGAGAGTTTGATCTCCGTTCCCGCGCGCATGACGCACGCTTCGATTCCGGCAGAGCGCAGGGCAGAACTCGGCATTACGGACGGACTCATTCGCCTTTCGGTCGGTGTGGAACACGTCGAGGATTTAATGGAAGATCTGGATCAGGCGCTGGACGGTTAA
- a CDS encoding NAD(P)/FAD-dependent oxidoreductase gives MSDGAFREEDEKVYDITIVGGGPTGIFAAFYGGMRKASVKILESMPQLGGQLAALYPEKYIYDVAGFPKVRAQELVDNLIEQAKHFDPTICLNERVLNVERHGDHFTITTQKGRHFSKTILITAGVGAFEPRKLKLSGVEKYEKTNLHYFVSDLQSFQGQRVMVAGGGDSAVDWALMLEPIAHDVTLVHRRNEFRAHEHSVESLRKSSVNVLTPKEIAAVRGEGKIEQVTLIDKKTKETSEHEIDALIVNFGFVSSLGPITEWGLEIEKGSIVVNSKMETNIPGIYAAGDIATYPGKVKLIATGFGEAPTAINNAKQYIDPDAKLQPAHSSNMSF, from the coding sequence ATGTCTGACGGCGCTTTTCGTGAAGAAGACGAAAAAGTATACGACATCACGATTGTCGGAGGCGGGCCGACGGGAATATTTGCTGCATTTTACGGTGGAATGCGAAAAGCATCAGTAAAAATTTTAGAAAGTATGCCTCAGCTCGGCGGTCAACTTGCGGCCCTTTATCCCGAAAAGTATATATACGACGTCGCTGGCTTTCCGAAAGTTCGCGCACAGGAGTTAGTGGACAATTTAATCGAGCAGGCCAAGCACTTCGATCCGACCATTTGCTTAAACGAACGGGTACTGAATGTAGAACGGCATGGCGACCACTTTACGATTACAACACAAAAAGGGCGCCACTTCTCGAAAACGATCTTGATTACAGCCGGTGTGGGCGCATTTGAACCGCGAAAACTCAAACTTTCCGGCGTCGAAAAGTACGAAAAGACGAACTTACACTACTTCGTCAGCGATTTACAGTCATTCCAAGGGCAACGGGTGATGGTTGCAGGCGGGGGAGACTCAGCCGTTGACTGGGCCCTCATGCTCGAACCGATTGCCCACGACGTCACCCTCGTCCACAGACGCAACGAATTTCGCGCCCACGAACACAGCGTCGAAAGTTTGCGCAAATCGAGTGTCAACGTACTGACACCTAAAGAAATTGCGGCCGTTCGAGGAGAGGGTAAAATCGAACAAGTGACGTTAATCGATAAAAAAACGAAGGAAACGAGCGAGCACGAAATCGATGCCCTTATCGTCAACTTTGGGTTCGTCTCCTCCCTCGGTCCCATTACCGAATGGGGGCTGGAGATTGAGAAAGGATCGATCGTGGTGAACTCCAAAATGGAGACGAACATCCCGGGTATTTACGCAGCCGGTGACATTGCGACGTATCCTGGAAAAGTTAAACTCATCGCAACCGGATTTGGTGAAGCCCCGACTGCGATCAACAATGCCAAACAGTACATCGATCCGGATGCGAAGTTACAACCCGCCCACAGTTCCAACATGAGTTTTTGA
- a CDS encoding YuzD family protein, with protein sequence MTRRSKVVEVTVYGAQKLCPSCLNLPSSEETADWLEAALTRDYGDGVRVRYVDIDQPHNRHNQFVEAILADRYAYPLIVIGEEVVGEGNPRLNVIRRKLEEMGLERHA encoded by the coding sequence ATGACGCGGCGTTCAAAAGTGGTCGAAGTGACCGTGTACGGAGCGCAAAAACTGTGTCCATCATGTCTCAACCTGCCGTCGAGCGAAGAGACGGCCGATTGGCTGGAAGCCGCGTTAACGCGGGATTACGGCGACGGTGTCCGTGTGCGCTATGTCGATATCGACCAGCCGCACAACCGGCACAACCAGTTTGTCGAAGCTATTTTAGCGGATCGCTACGCTTACCCCCTCATCGTCATTGGCGAAGAAGTAGTCGGTGAAGGCAACCCTCGCTTGAATGTCATCCGCCGCAAACTGGAGGAGATGGGGTTGGAGCGGCACGCCTGA
- a CDS encoding YuiB family protein, translating into MNIYQFIVSIPLFLVLAFGLGFIINMIVKTTWAPSYVYILLVAFFVYRSGGMNGLDAVILLTGLVGVILSGIVIRTLRKKGYRMF; encoded by the coding sequence GTGAATATATACCAATTCATCGTGTCTATCCCGCTCTTTTTAGTGCTCGCTTTCGGCTTGGGCTTCATCATAAACATGATTGTTAAAACGACATGGGCACCGTCATACGTCTACATCCTCTTGGTTGCCTTTTTTGTGTACCGTTCGGGTGGAATGAACGGCCTGGACGCTGTCATCCTCCTAACCGGTTTAGTCGGCGTCATCCTGAGTGGAATCGTGATACGCACATTGCGAAAAAAGGGCTACCGCATGTTTTAA